A region from the Cyanobacteriota bacterium genome encodes:
- the rplN gene encoding 50S ribosomal protein L14 codes for MLGQESELDVADNSGAKRIRVIRVLKANSNLATLGDTVVATVKDAMPNMPVKKSDVIKAVVVRIKKRKKRKDGSWISFDQNACVLIDKDGNPRGSRVFGPIARELREKGYMKIISLAQEVV; via the coding sequence ATGTTAGGTCAAGAATCAGAACTCGATGTAGCCGACAACTCAGGCGCAAAAAGAATTAGAGTAATTAGAGTGCTTAAAGCCAACTCTAACCTTGCTACTTTGGGTGATACTGTGGTTGCAACGGTTAAAGATGCAATGCCAAATATGCCTGTTAAAAAATCAGACGTTATTAAAGCAGTTGTAGTAAGAATCAAAAAACGTAAGAAACGTAAGGATGGAAGTTGGATTAGTTTCGACCAAAATGCTTGTGTTCTTATTGATAAAGACGGTAACCCAAGAGGTTCTCGCGTTTTTGGACCAATTGCTCGTGAACTTCGTGAGAAGGGATATATGAAAATCATCTCGCTAGCACAGGAGGTGGTTTAG
- the rpmC gene encoding 50S ribosomal protein L29 gives MILKTKDIRDKTTVELQEELVKLRKELFESKMSFHSRKLENTSTINQLKKSIARILTIITEKEAEG, from the coding sequence ATGATACTAAAGACTAAGGATATAAGAGATAAAACTACAGTCGAACTTCAAGAAGAACTTGTGAAATTACGCAAAGAACTTTTTGAATCCAAGATGTCATTTCATTCGCGCAAATTAGAGAACACATCAACTATTAACCAGTTGAAAAAATCAATCGCACGAATATTAACTATCATCACCGAAAAAGAGGCCGAAGGATAA
- the rplX gene encoding 50S ribosomal protein L24 produces the protein MQKQVKRKIRYTKAAKSPIIKKGNVVLASEALVKKGRRNLQTKMHINRGDEVVVISGDDVGKIGKVIEVFKDQSKIIVEGVNIIKRHRKSNAPGQEGEIVEIEAPIFSCKVMLWDGENKKASRLAHKELESGAKVRIYKTSGEQID, from the coding sequence ATGCAAAAACAAGTAAAAAGAAAAATCAGATACACCAAAGCAGCTAAGTCGCCAATCATCAAGAAAGGCAATGTGGTATTGGCTTCTGAGGCACTAGTCAAAAAAGGTCGCCGTAACTTACAAACTAAGATGCACATCAATCGTGGTGATGAAGTTGTAGTTATCAGTGGTGATGACGTAGGCAAAATCGGCAAAGTTATTGAGGTGTTTAAAGACCAATCTAAGATCATAGTTGAAGGTGTAAACATCATAAAAAGACATCGCAAATCAAATGCTCCGGGACAAGAAGGTGAGATTGTTGAAATCGAAGCACCTATTTTCTCTTGCAAAGTTATGCTATGGGATGGCGAAAACAAAAAAGCTTCAAGACTAGCTCACAAAGAGCTTGAAAGTGGAGCTAAAGTAAGAATTTACAAAACAAGCGGAGAGCAAATTGATTAA
- the rplP gene encoding 50S ribosomal protein L16, whose protein sequence is MLLPKRTKHRKQMRGRMKGKETRGAEVHFGEIGLQALEPGWITSRQIEAARRAMTRHIKRGGQIWIRIFPDKPVTQKPAETRMGAGKGSPEYWVSVVRPGRIIFEIAGIDLSIARRALDLASAKFPIKCKVVIREGVEA, encoded by the coding sequence ATGTTATTACCAAAGAGAACTAAACATAGAAAACAAATGCGCGGCAGAATGAAGGGTAAAGAGACCCGCGGGGCTGAAGTTCATTTCGGAGAGATCGGTTTACAGGCACTTGAGCCAGGCTGGATCACTTCAAGACAAATCGAAGCTGCTCGTCGTGCTATGACTCGTCATATCAAACGTGGTGGACAGATTTGGATTCGTATTTTCCCTGATAAGCCTGTTACTCAAAAACCGGCTGAAACGCGTATGGGAGCGGGTAAAGGAAGTCCAGAGTATTGGGTATCTGTTGTTAGACCGGGAAGAATTATTTTTGAAATTGCTGGTATCGATTTATCAATTGCAAGAAGAGCACTTGATTTAGCATCAGCTAAATTCCCTATCAAATGCAAGGTTGTTATTAGAGAAGGAGTTGAAGCATGA
- the rpsQ gene encoding 30S ribosomal protein S17, whose product MPKKILRGKVVSDKMDKGITVQVLRKKKHKLYQKVINFTTKFMAHDEENSAKEGDSVVIEECRPYSKHKTWILTEVTERAV is encoded by the coding sequence ATGCCAAAAAAAATATTAAGAGGTAAAGTCGTAAGCGACAAAATGGATAAAGGAATTACTGTGCAAGTACTTCGTAAGAAAAAGCACAAGCTTTATCAAAAAGTAATCAACTTTACAACCAAGTTCATGGCTCATGACGAAGAGAATTCTGCAAAAGAAGGCGATTCAGTTGTGATCGAAGAATGTAGACCATATTCAAAACACAAAACTTGGATATTGACAGAAGTAACGGAGAGAGCTGTATAA
- the rpsC gene encoding 30S ribosomal protein S3 — MGQKIPPKANRLGITEVADSTTFAEFRSGEFATILQEDTAIRTYVKKKLKNAGVSKILIQRKPGQIQAGIVTARPGLVFGKAGEGLEIIKAELSSLVNRPDLNLIVNVFEVNKADLDAQLIAEGIAQQLERRIAFRRAMKQSIQRGMRAGAKGIKIMCSGRLSGIEIARSEKTQEGSVPCHTWRADIDYGFAEAQTTYGIIGIKVWLNKGLLEPGQKSRPNIKAAAGQSKEETAGSAA; from the coding sequence AAGTTGCTGATTCAACTACTTTTGCAGAATTTAGATCAGGTGAGTTTGCAACAATTCTACAAGAGGATACAGCAATCAGAACCTACGTCAAAAAGAAATTAAAGAACGCTGGTGTTAGTAAAATACTTATCCAACGCAAGCCTGGACAAATCCAAGCTGGTATTGTGACTGCTAGACCTGGTTTAGTTTTCGGTAAAGCCGGTGAGGGACTTGAAATTATCAAGGCGGAGCTTTCATCTTTAGTTAATAGACCAGACCTTAATCTAATTGTTAACGTGTTTGAAGTTAATAAAGCGGACCTTGATGCTCAATTAATAGCTGAAGGTATTGCTCAACAACTTGAAAGAAGAATAGCTTTCAGAAGAGCAATGAAGCAATCAATCCAAAGAGGAATGAGAGCTGGAGCCAAGGGTATCAAAATCATGTGTTCTGGAAGACTTTCAGGGATTGAGATTGCTCGTAGTGAGAAAACTCAAGAGGGAAGCGTTCCATGTCACACATGGAGAGCAGATATTGATTACGGTTTTGCTGAAGCGCAAACTACTTATGGAATCATCGGCATCAAAGTATGGCTTAACAAAGGACTTCTTGAGCCAGGTCAAAAATCTAGACCTAATATCAAGGCTGCTGCCGGACAATCAAAAGAGGAAACTGCTGGCTCTGCAGCTTAA